Proteins from a genomic interval of Flammeovirgaceae bacterium SG7u.111:
- a CDS encoding histidine phosphatase family protein — protein MRSKNTQLKLTLLFLTFLSLGLSQTIFAQKTAFKPAIKYWEQQSDSAKLHFFHETESDLFEEELPLQIMLVRHGKPELSREGWFTRKEAKAFIRAYDSVGIYHYEGSPLTLEPNDVERFYTSKLRRAIHTAGLISEEKVPLIQNELFNEFQRKIISFPNIKMPLGFWLVCSRGFWVMGLNKKGIESFKEAKKRARVGAETLEGYAISEKKTILVAHGFLNKYLRKYLKKRGWVLIKTGGQKHLGVSLLAKKEE, from the coding sequence TTGAGATCTAAAAATACACAACTCAAACTTACCTTACTTTTTCTAACATTCTTGAGCTTAGGATTGTCTCAAACCATTTTTGCTCAAAAAACAGCATTTAAGCCTGCTATCAAGTACTGGGAACAACAGTCCGACAGTGCGAAACTTCACTTTTTCCACGAAACCGAAAGCGACCTTTTTGAAGAAGAACTGCCGCTGCAAATCATGCTGGTAAGGCATGGCAAACCTGAGCTTTCAAGAGAAGGTTGGTTCACCCGAAAAGAAGCCAAAGCATTCATTAGGGCGTACGATTCGGTAGGAATTTATCATTACGAAGGCTCTCCCCTCACCTTAGAACCTAACGACGTAGAGCGGTTCTACACTAGTAAGCTACGTCGAGCTATCCACACCGCCGGACTTATTTCGGAAGAAAAAGTACCTCTTATCCAAAATGAATTGTTCAATGAGTTCCAACGAAAAATCATTTCTTTCCCCAACATAAAAATGCCCCTTGGCTTTTGGCTCGTCTGCTCACGTGGTTTTTGGGTAATGGGCTTAAACAAAAAAGGGATTGAAAGCTTTAAGGAAGCAAAAAAGCGGGCAAGGGTTGGTGCAGAAACCCTTGAAGGCTATGCCATTTCCGAGAAAAAAACCATTTTAGTGGCTCATGGCTTTTTAAACAAATACCTAAGGAAATACCTCAAAAAAAGAGGCTGGGTATTGATAAAAACAGGTGGGCAAAAGCACCTTGGCGTAAGCCTTTTGGCAAAAAAGGAAGAATAG
- a CDS encoding MGMT family protein: MSKKENFFEDVYEVVKLVPKGRVTTYGAIANYLGAKSGARMVGWALNGCIADGNGVPAHRVVNRLGLLSGKVHFGTPTLMQELLEAEGIKVEKDKVVDFKDKLWDPAIELGF; the protein is encoded by the coding sequence ATGAGTAAAAAAGAGAATTTTTTCGAAGATGTGTACGAAGTAGTAAAGCTAGTGCCCAAAGGGCGGGTTACTACCTACGGTGCTATTGCCAATTATTTGGGAGCGAAAAGTGGGGCGAGGATGGTTGGCTGGGCGCTGAACGGATGCATAGCTGATGGCAACGGGGTGCCAGCCCACCGAGTGGTAAACAGGCTTGGCTTGCTTAGTGGAAAAGTACATTTTGGCACGCCCACGCTCATGCAAGAACTCCTAGAAGCCGAGGGAATAAAAGTTGAAAAGGATAAGGTAGTAGATTTTAAAGATAAACTTTGGGATCCGGCAATAGAGCTTGGGTTTTAA
- a CDS encoding enoyl-CoA hydratase-related protein, with product MKYPNLRVELKSGIFIITISREDKLNALNQETIKSLDLAFQQVYDEPEIKGVIITGAGEKAFVAGADIAEFTELNYMNGRKFSEDGQEVFAKIENCPKPVIAAVNGYALGGGCELAMACHMRIASENALFGQPEVKLGIIPGFGGTQRMTMLVGKGKAFELILSGNTIQADEALKIGLVNHVVAHDEVIAKTTELMESILGRAALAVAHGIDCINAVHSNDDGYQTEANSFGNCCKTEDFKEGTTAFLEKRKPIFTGK from the coding sequence ATGAAATATCCAAATCTGCGAGTTGAACTCAAATCAGGAATTTTTATCATTACCATCAGCAGGGAAGACAAGCTTAACGCGCTGAACCAAGAGACCATCAAATCATTGGACTTGGCCTTTCAGCAAGTGTATGACGAACCTGAGATAAAAGGGGTTATAATAACCGGAGCAGGTGAAAAAGCCTTTGTTGCAGGGGCAGATATTGCCGAGTTCACCGAGCTAAATTATATGAACGGCCGCAAATTTTCGGAAGATGGGCAAGAAGTTTTTGCCAAGATAGAAAACTGCCCCAAGCCTGTAATAGCTGCGGTTAACGGCTACGCTTTGGGCGGAGGATGCGAACTTGCCATGGCCTGCCATATGCGAATAGCTTCCGAAAACGCACTTTTTGGACAGCCTGAAGTGAAACTTGGGATCATCCCTGGCTTTGGGGGCACACAGCGCATGACCATGTTGGTAGGGAAAGGAAAAGCTTTTGAACTGATATTGAGCGGGAACACCATCCAAGCCGACGAAGCGTTGAAAATAGGACTAGTAAACCATGTGGTAGCCCACGACGAGGTAATAGCCAAAACAACCGAGCTGATGGAAAGCATTTTAGGAAGAGCAGCGCTAGCTGTAGCACACGGCATCGACTGCATCAATGCCGTCCACTCCAACGACGATGGCTACCAAACAGAAGCCAACTCCTTTGGCAACTGCTGCAAAACAGAAGATTTCAAAGAAGGAACAACTGCTTTCTTAGAAAAAAGAAAACCGATTTTTACGGGGAAATAA
- a CDS encoding RNA polymerase sigma factor, with the protein MFAPITANMVLFKKHEMANKLVDIKTPDAVLIEQSLAGNKRALENLIKKHQDWIYNIALTFVGDRDESADLTQEVLIKLITKLGSFKQDSSFKTWVYRIVKNHFLNMKRGKYETNALTFEQFGQGLDQLPSESLSNYSYEVEDKLLVREAKISCMKGMLLCLDREQRMVYIIGELFEFTDSIGSEIMEISKENFRVKLHRAKQQLYNFMNNKCGLVNKNNPCRCARKTAGFIKMGFVDPVKLHFQKNTIAEINKMIDKKVETYTNEVTSNYQKLFQEHPFLQSPDKLESIRHLLSSESIKQTFNFD; encoded by the coding sequence ATGTTTGCCCCTATAACGGCAAATATGGTGCTTTTTAAAAAACACGAAATGGCTAATAAATTAGTTGATATCAAAACTCCAGATGCCGTTCTAATAGAGCAATCCCTTGCAGGAAATAAAAGAGCGTTGGAAAACCTTATTAAAAAACATCAAGATTGGATCTATAATATTGCCTTGACTTTTGTAGGCGACAGAGACGAATCGGCAGACCTTACACAAGAAGTTTTAATCAAACTTATTACTAAGTTAGGTTCTTTCAAGCAAGACAGCAGCTTTAAAACTTGGGTCTATCGTATTGTAAAAAACCACTTTTTAAATATGAAAAGAGGGAAATACGAAACTAATGCCCTAACTTTTGAACAATTCGGGCAAGGTCTTGATCAATTACCCAGCGAATCACTTTCTAATTATTCTTATGAAGTTGAGGATAAATTATTGGTGAGAGAAGCGAAAATAAGTTGCATGAAAGGGATGTTGTTGTGCCTTGACCGAGAACAACGAATGGTTTATATCATTGGAGAATTATTTGAGTTTACAGACTCTATTGGTAGTGAAATAATGGAAATCTCTAAAGAGAATTTTAGAGTTAAATTGCATAGGGCGAAACAGCAGTTGTATAACTTTATGAACAATAAATGCGGCTTAGTAAATAAAAATAACCCATGCCGCTGTGCCAGAAAAACTGCAGGGTTTATAAAAATGGGTTTTGTTGATCCGGTAAAGTTACATTTTCAGAAAAATACGATAGCCGAAATTAATAAAATGATAGACAAAAAGGTTGAAACGTATACTAATGAGGTGACATCTAACTACCAAAAATTATTTCAAGAACATCCATTTTTGCAAAGTCCTGATAAATTGGAGTCGATTAGGCATTTACTTTCATCAGAATCAATAAAACAAACCTTTAATTTCGACTAA
- a CDS encoding DUF4440 domain-containing protein, translated as MNYKTQSTLLMVILLCMTSIITNAQTNKIEKMTEEQQNVLFTIKKMTNAFQNKDIDEVMRCYESVAVVVFEPESPISDTNVLREMFTGMSMANPVFTYSGHEVFITGNIATHIAPWKMTANAPDGTEIKQSGLSVAVLRKQKDGRWLMILDNPHGQFLMTK; from the coding sequence ATGAATTACAAAACTCAATCAACATTACTAATGGTCATATTACTATGTATGACCTCAATTATTACTAATGCCCAAACAAATAAAATAGAAAAGATGACTGAAGAACAACAGAATGTGTTATTCACAATTAAAAAAATGACAAATGCCTTTCAAAACAAAGATATTGATGAGGTTATGCGTTGCTATGAATCGGTTGCTGTAGTTGTATTTGAGCCTGAATCTCCAATATCCGACACAAATGTATTGCGAGAGATGTTTACAGGAATGTCAATGGCAAACCCTGTATTTACTTATAGTGGACACGAAGTGTTTATCACTGGAAATATCGCAACCCATATTGCGCCTTGGAAAATGACAGCAAATGCACCAGATGGAACTGAAATTAAACAAAGTGGATTATCCGTTGCCGTTTTAAGGAAACAAAAAGATGGAAGATGGCTAATGATATTGGACAATCCTCATGGACAATTTTTAATGACTAAATAA
- a CDS encoding NAD(P)-binding domain-containing protein translates to MKSPKYDLIIIGAGPYGLSLATIAKAKGLKYLVLGKPLEFWDNNMPKEMILRSGKGWHIDPLEVHTFQKFLLERSYDDLNYFSKKIFIEYGRWFLAKKQLNIAEEYVLNINREDSIYQLDTSDNNTYISSAVVVAIGAKYFYYIPKDIVSNIPANFYSHTCHTIDFHGYANKRILVVGGRQSAFEWATLLTENGCEKVTLSYPSSTPSFSKSNWGIADELVKKYEENPNWYYNLSQEKKSKIDQSFWKEGRLKIEPWLEERLKKDKYVAYPNSRVTSCTQKGDFLEIQIDADITVKVDHILFATGYKVDIARIPFMKNSNIVEGIDTINGSPVLDENYQSNQKGLYFTGISSTKSMGLFFGFLIGVNVASLNIFNSIEKNL, encoded by the coding sequence ATGAAATCCCCAAAATACGATTTGATCATTATAGGAGCTGGGCCGTATGGTTTAAGTCTGGCTACCATTGCAAAAGCAAAAGGATTAAAGTATTTAGTGTTAGGTAAACCGCTAGAGTTTTGGGATAATAATATGCCGAAAGAGATGATTTTACGGTCTGGAAAGGGTTGGCATATTGACCCTTTAGAGGTTCATACTTTCCAGAAATTCTTGCTAGAACGAAGTTATGATGATTTAAACTATTTTTCTAAAAAAATCTTTATCGAATATGGGAGATGGTTTCTAGCGAAAAAACAATTAAACATAGCAGAGGAATATGTGCTCAATATCAATCGTGAAGATTCAATATATCAGCTTGATACTTCTGATAATAATACATATATAAGCTCAGCTGTTGTAGTAGCCATAGGGGCAAAGTATTTTTATTATATACCTAAGGATATCGTATCTAATATTCCTGCAAATTTCTATTCTCACACTTGCCATACAATTGATTTTCATGGCTATGCAAATAAGCGTATACTCGTGGTTGGGGGAAGGCAAAGTGCATTTGAATGGGCTACTTTGCTCACTGAAAATGGATGTGAGAAAGTTACCTTATCATATCCAAGTAGTACACCCAGCTTCTCCAAATCCAATTGGGGGATAGCAGATGAATTAGTAAAAAAGTATGAGGAAAACCCAAATTGGTATTATAACCTTAGTCAAGAAAAAAAGAGCAAGATAGATCAATCCTTCTGGAAGGAAGGCCGGTTAAAAATAGAGCCATGGTTAGAAGAGAGGCTAAAAAAAGATAAGTATGTAGCCTATCCTAATTCTAGAGTTACGTCATGTACACAAAAGGGGGATTTTTTGGAAATTCAAATAGACGCTGATATAACCGTAAAGGTTGATCACATTCTTTTTGCTACTGGATATAAGGTAGATATAGCACGTATCCCTTTCATGAAGAATAGTAATATAGTAGAGGGCATAGATACTATTAATGGCTCACCTGTTTTAGATGAAAATTATCAATCCAATCAAAAAGGATTATATTTTACGGGAATAAGCAGTACCAAGTCGATGGGGCTCTTTTTTGGTTTTCTAATAGGAGTGAATGTAGCATCGCTAAATATTTTTAATTCGATAGAAAAAAACTTATAA
- the thiL gene encoding thiamine-phosphate kinase — MAEANNGRTEIQNLGEFGLIDKLASKVEIRQKSTLKGIGDDAAVIAKDEKEVTLVSTDMLVEGVHFDLSYVPLKHLGFKAVSVNVSDIAAMNGVPKQITVSIALTNRFSVEAVEEIYEGIYAACEAFHVDLVGGDTTSSRSGLVISVTAMGTCPKEKVAYRSGAKKGDLVCVTGDLGGAYLGLQILEREKQVYLANPDAQPQLEKYDYIVGRQLKPEARMDVIHTLREQQLVPTSMIDISDGLASELMHLCKNSDVGVVVYENKIPFAEKTLEVASEEFKIPAVTCALNGGEDYELLFTVDQKDFDKVKNHPDITLIGYIQEKENGKKLVTQSEQVMDIKAQGWEHF; from the coding sequence ATGGCAGAAGCAAATAACGGAAGGACAGAAATCCAGAATCTAGGTGAGTTTGGATTGATAGACAAATTGGCATCAAAGGTAGAGATTAGACAGAAAAGTACGCTTAAAGGCATAGGCGACGATGCTGCGGTAATAGCCAAAGATGAAAAAGAAGTAACCTTGGTTTCGACCGATATGTTGGTAGAAGGCGTTCATTTTGATTTGTCGTATGTGCCCTTAAAGCATTTGGGCTTCAAAGCTGTGTCGGTCAATGTTTCGGATATTGCCGCCATGAACGGCGTTCCCAAACAAATTACGGTGAGCATTGCCCTTACCAATCGGTTTTCGGTAGAGGCTGTAGAGGAAATTTATGAGGGAATCTATGCAGCTTGCGAAGCTTTTCATGTAGATTTGGTAGGAGGGGACACCACTTCTTCGCGCTCAGGCTTAGTCATTTCTGTTACGGCAATGGGTACTTGCCCCAAAGAAAAGGTAGCATACAGAAGCGGAGCAAAAAAAGGAGACTTAGTTTGTGTAACAGGCGATTTGGGTGGAGCATACTTAGGCTTGCAAATACTGGAAAGGGAAAAACAAGTGTACTTGGCAAATCCAGATGCACAGCCCCAGCTCGAAAAGTACGATTACATAGTTGGTCGGCAGCTTAAACCAGAAGCTCGTATGGATGTGATCCATACGCTTAGGGAGCAACAGTTAGTTCCTACTTCCATGATCGACATTTCAGATGGCCTGGCTTCGGAACTGATGCACCTCTGCAAAAACTCTGATGTGGGCGTGGTGGTGTACGAAAACAAGATTCCTTTTGCCGAGAAAACTCTAGAAGTAGCCTCAGAAGAGTTCAAGATACCGGCAGTAACCTGCGCCCTCAACGGAGGCGAGGATTACGAACTCCTATTCACCGTAGACCAAAAGGACTTTGATAAAGTAAAAAACCATCCCGACATTACGCTGATAGGCTACATCCAAGAAAAGGAAAACGGCAAAAAGCTAGTGACCCAATCGGAACAAGTGATGGACATTAAAGCACAAGGCTGGGAGCACTTTTAG
- a CDS encoding YHS domain-containing (seleno)protein has protein sequence MKKLIVLSFSLLISLPSFTQESSSNREKHFNLEKNIAIEGYDPVSYFAEGKAKKGSSSLAYTYKSATYYFSSETNRKLFKAAPSTYEPQYGGWCAYAIGNSGEKVGINPKTFKITEGKLYLFYNAYFTNTLPLWEAKEKELKEKADSNWKGIISQ, from the coding sequence ATGAAAAAACTTATTGTTCTTTCCTTTTCTCTACTCATCTCGCTCCCCTCTTTTACTCAAGAGAGCAGCAGCAATAGGGAAAAACATTTCAACTTAGAAAAAAATATTGCCATAGAAGGCTATGACCCCGTGAGCTATTTTGCAGAAGGTAAAGCTAAAAAAGGATCATCCAGTTTGGCGTACACCTATAAGTCTGCCACCTATTATTTTTCTTCGGAAACAAACCGAAAGCTGTTTAAGGCAGCACCTTCCACCTATGAGCCCCAATATGGGGGCTGGTGTGCCTATGCTATTGGCAACAGTGGGGAAAAAGTGGGAATAAACCCTAAAACGTTCAAAATAACCGAAGGTAAACTCTACCTTTTTTATAATGCTTATTTCACCAATACTTTACCGCTTTGGGAGGCTAAAGAAAAGGAGTTGAAGGAGAAAGCGGATAGCAACTGGAAAGGTATTATTTCACAATGA